The sequence ttttacactttgaacccgatttgtgggcgggccgtacgacttaccaaaataaacaatacgtcatattgtgcggagtggtcaggccttcggcctgaccactccgttgtttctgtacgtttaacggtttttgcgtggcagccttgaacgtaagacgtgtccttttttgctgctcccagcacaatagtaagtggtctgtcatgctgacaggcccaaataataatacatttacttataaagcacattttcaaaaacagaaagctgTTCACCAAAGTGCTGAACAGATAAGAAATAATGCACTGAATAAAACAATGGATGAGGATAAAATTATCAtcaggaaataaagaaataaaataaataacgaattacattttttaaattaagaaataataataataaataatacatttaaaaaattaaaaaacgcCTGGGTATATGGTAGGTTTTTAAAAGGCTAAAATGGCTGGAGAGAGTTTGATGTACAATGGTAAGGTATTCCAGAGTTCCGGAGGTGGATTTTAGCCCTGTTCGAGGGACAACCAGAATCAGCTCATTAGATGACCTTAGGGTTTTgtctgttcttttcttttgtagTAAGTTAGCAATATATGCAGGAGCTTAGCCATTTAGTGCTTTAAAGACAAAGAGTAAAAACTTAAGTCTAAAATGAACTGGTAGCCAGTATAGAGACACTAAAACTGGTTTAATATGACCTCTTTTCGTTGTATTGGTTAAAACCCTTGCTGCCGCAATTTGGACTAACTGCAGGCGGGCAATTGAGGACTTATTTAGATCTGCATATAAGCCATTGCAATAATCTAACCAAAAGGAGATAAAGGCATGAATAACTTTATCTAGGTCTGTGTGGGAgagaatatgtttaattttggaGATAAGACGCAGTTGAAAATAAAACGCTCTGACAACAGAGTTAATTTGCTTATCAAAGTGGAGCTCAGGGTCGAAAATGATACCAAGATTCCTGACACAAGGCTTCATAAAAGTGGAGAGAGGAGCGATCTGTTCCAGAACTGGAGTTGCATTTGTGGAGGGTCCAAAAAGAATGACCTCAGTCTTATTTACATGAAACTGCAGGAAATTGCTTGCCATCCAGAATCTGATGTTCATAGCATTCAAGTAGTCTGTGGGCCTTAGAGGCATAATTTGGTTTTAGTGGCATGTACAGCTGGGTATCATCAGCATAACAGTGAAATGAGATACCATAATCTTTAATGATTTGGCGAAGTGGGAGCATATAAATAGAGAACAATATTGGCACTAAAACTGAACCTTGTGGGACCCCATTCATAAGAGGTGCCGCATAGGAAAGGAAGTTCTCTATAGTCACAGAGAAGGTTCGGTGTCTGAGATATGAGTCGAACCATAAAAGAGCTGCACATTCAACACCCGCCTAATGTTCTAAATGGCTGATCAGGATGTCAAGGAATCGAACGATGCACTGAGGTCAAGGAATATTAAAATTGAACTTTCCCCTGAGTCAACTGTAAGAAGCAGGTCGTTTGTTACATGCAGCAGTGCAGACTCTGTACTGTGAAGGCTTTTAAAGCCTGACTGAAACATTTCagcaatatactgtatatattacagGTGGAGTGTCaaacaaaaactgaaacatGCCACTGTGCCTTTATCCAGAAGTGCCGTTTGCCCTGCAGTAGgacttattttattcatttcttcttttccaGAAACATGTTCCCTCCAAATCTTGTCCAGGCCTGCACTCAGCAGGTGAGACTTTTAGATGAACATTTACCTACAAAGAGCCTTTATTTACTTCTCTGTCCATTACGATGAGACATGTTTATGGGGATATTTCATGAAATGAGGAGTTAATTTCATTAAAGTGGTAAAGATGTATTATCACGGCAAAATTTTAAGATTTCTGTGGCTGCTAACTGCGGAAcaacaaaaatcttttttgtcCATTCAAACTATAATTTGATTCGTGAGGAACACTAACACATGCAACTATTTTGAAATGAGCTCTTATTAGCAGTAACAAgaacttcaaaaaaataaagtgcataaaatgtttaaatgcagttaTAAATCATATGCATAAGACTGCTGCTTCATTACTGTCAGTACTGTTGTTTATAATTATGCCATTAATCTCTTTTATAGTTCAAGACACAATATGGGAAGAGGGTGGTGCACATTAAAGTGACAGTGAACGACACAACTCTGGACCTGACCAACAGCTCTCAGGAGATCACACGGGAGGAGGTGATCCCTGTTCTGGGAACAGTGAATGGCATCAATGCACTTGGCTTGGTGGTGTTCTCCATGTGCTTTGGGTTGATCATCGGCAACATGAAAGAGCAAGGTCAGCCTCTCAGGGACTTCTTTGACTGCCTCAACGAGGCCATCATGAGGCTGGTGGCTGTCATCATGTGGTGAGTGTGGTCATTTAATCTGGATTTCATCAGAAAATCTGTGGCAGGTTAAGCGTATGACAATATTTTGTGCATGTTGAGTATGTACTCTGTTCTCATGTCTCAGGTATGCCCCTCTCGGCATATTATTCCTGATTGCCGGGAAGATTGTGGAAATGGACGACATCACTCAAATGGGTGGTCAGTTGGGAATGTACACAATAACAGTTATTATTGGCTTGCTAATCCATGCCATACTCGTGCTCCCCATGCTGTACTTCATTGTCACACGGAAAAACCCATTTGTTTTCATTGCCGGCCTGCTGCAGGCTCTGGTCACAGCTCTCGGGACGTCATCCAGGTGACCTACACTCCTTCATGTGACCTTTTTATCTCCGGTGCTTTCTGTTCTATGattggcttgttttttttgctcatgtAGCTCAGCCACATTGCCAATCACCTTTAAATGCCTGGAGGAGAACAACAACATTGACAAGCGGGTAACGCGTTTTGTGCTTCCGGTGGGTGCCACGATTAACATGGACGGCACAGCCCTGTATGAGGCTCTAGCTGCCATCTTTATAGCCCAGGTCAACAATATGGATCTGAACTTTGGCCAGATCCTTACGATTAGGTATGCTGGAACCACTGTGGTTGTGTAATTAGCAAATTTGTACTTTTACACACCAGAAATGACACaccaaaatacataaatacacttCCCTCCCCTGTGAAACAGCATCACAGCAACAGCCGCCAGCATTGGTGCAGCCGGCATCCCCCAGGCTGGcctggttaccatggtgattGTCCTGACCTCTGTTGGACTGCCCACCGATGACATCACCCTCATCATTGCAGTGGACTGGTTTCTGTGAGTACAACATGGCCTATAGCTAACTTTTGAGTcataaaaactgtattttttattttggttgaaAAGGAAATTTACTGCCTACATTTGCCTGATGATAGAGGACGAGAACTGTGTGATTTTTGACTTGTAAATAGTGGTCACACGCTTGTCAAAAATAAAGGCCAAAACAGAAACTTTGTTAAGCCAAATCTGCATggaaatttttaataaacaactggtgtaataataaatgaacagtAATATAATAAGCTAGATATAAAATAGATATTATCTGTACAGAAAATGTTGATATTGGATCTCTTTAAGAAGCAAAAATGCAGCTTTCAGCAAAAGTAAGAATTGTATTATGCTCACTTGAAGCTCTGTTTTAAAAATTATGTGATGCACAACATAAGGAAGCAGCATATACGTACCTAGTATGACAGAACTaatatgcactttataaaaCAGTTTTATTCAGGTTTctgtatggtggtagtagcctaattaaaaagaaggccacaaagtcccaggttcaaatcccacttactacaattgtgtccctgagcaagacacttaaccctgagtgtctccagggggactgtacctgtcaccactgattgtaagtctctgtataagagcgtctggtaaatgccgtaaatgtaaatgccctACTGGAGAACTGACCGTTCTGTTTGTTTCTTGACTAATCTAAGACCACGAAGTCTACATAAAAATGATCTGTGGCCTCCTTTTCTTTAGGGATCGACTGCGCACAACCACCAATGTGCTTGGAGACTCGATTGGTGCAGGCATTGTCGAGTACTTGTCTCGACATGAGCTAAAGCTGAAAGATGAGGAGATGGGCAACTCTGtagtggaggagaaagagaTGAATAAGCCCTACCAGCTGATCTCACAGGAATGTGAGAACGAGAAGACTCCAGACAGTGAAACTAAAATGTAGAACCTGATTCTCTCAGTGTTTTTGATACTGTAGTTGTTTTCATTGATGAAGACGGTTTTCTTAATGACAAGTGTTGGGTGTTTTTCACccctcatttttgttttgttggctgttttacttttattatttgtaaaatgcattcaaatgatCCATTGAATTAGAATTGTGTTAATgtagttttttatattttccttttATATTTCCCTTTTACCAACTGGAAACAATTGTTCAAGGGTGTTATTACTTTTGATGAGACATAAAGTGTCAAGCATGTCCAACCAAGACATTTTGTtaacacattacattacaatccTGTATGTACaggaaagaaaatatatttcatatgaaCCATGTAACAGCAAGGTGGTGAGTTTTGTAATACTTAGCTAATAACAGTACCCCTCCAATGTCAGGTAAGTACTAGGATCTACATAGATTACATTCATTAATATGTTATTGCCAAAATATTTTTGTTAGGGTAGAGAAAGTAGCGTAGTTACACTAACAACGAAGACGTAGATTGTTGGAACAGGCACTCAAACCCAGAAGACCTGCTGCACATAATTTCCTTCCAAATTGGCATGAAACAGTGTAAGGTCCTAGTACAACTTCCCAGTGGGTAATGGTGTGTAATTGATTGATTATAAGGTACTGATTATAAGGTAGTAATTATAAGATACTGAATTAGGATTGTCTAGGATAGCAACATGCCAGAGTGTTACTAACTCACTTAAGGGCACTAAATATTgtgctggggaaaaaaacttgAGTATTTGTCGAAAACCCATAGCCTTACGTGACTCATACCTTTAAAATTTTTATATCATGTTAAAAGGGAGGATGCTAATTTTAGGGAAATGATCACAGTGCTGGGTCAGtacttttaataattcaataaaaatgtatctttcttttttttaaattaaagaatGCTTTTATACTGTCTGACTGTTCTcatttgtaattgtttttttattaaataaataaataaataaaaactgcgTTGTCTCTCTGTCGTTGATGCTAATCTACCTATTTTCATcataataatttgctttatgCAGCGCTAGTAACCgtgcaggcaggcagacagacagacggcaCTTCGGCTGGAAAACACCAGCAACAGTGCATCCAATTGAATGCATGTGCTCTCCATCCAAACAGCCGCCAACCTACTTAACTTGAAAGTCTCCTGAATTTAGACGCAAAATCCAAGAGGGGGAGCCAAAGACCGCGCCACTCCTGCCTCATTTTCTGACTTTAGCTTCCTTACAGCCGAATCCGAggtaaataataaatgcatggtCTAGAATGTCCCGTTCGCCGATTTAAAATAGCCTGCGCAGTTTTTTCAAGTTTAACTTCTTGCGTTGTTATTAGCAGAGGTAACAGGCGACACGGCGGATTTCATTGTTGCGGACAGGCCGGCTATGTGACCGTTCTCCCCGCTGAGAGGCGTATGCGGGCGGCGCTCGTCTTGTTTTGAGTCCGAGGATTCCAGTCCCATCGCGAGAAGCGGAGGCCTCTGGGTAATGATACATCTGTCGCACACGAAAAAACGACCCGTTTCTTCACTCTTGCTGTTTTAAGTTGCTTTGGACGAGCCTTGTTGGCTTTAGACGCACACGGTAGCGCAAGGCGAGAAATTAACTTTGCGTACGCGTCCATTTAATCTTGGCGGCTGGGACATTACGTACTTAGTTTAGCTAGCTAACGTAAGCTAGCTGGTAAACTACGGAGAGCTAGAGTTATCCAATGTTTCAACAACGAATGGCTGCGATTTGGGCTACTAAGCTAGTCCCAAACTAGCAAATCTttgtaaaaatgacataaattgTCAGCTACAGACAGAGGCTTCTTTTATCTACATGTTAGCTAGCTGCTATCACGTTAGCGGTACATTGTATTGTAAACGGCGAGCTAAGGCTATATTAGCGTTGTGTCCCTGTGTTCTGCCGTTCTGGGCTGCGTCGTCAAACTTCCCTACCTCTCTAGTACGAATAGCGAGGCCGCCCCCACATCCGGCGCTTAGCCAATCACCGGAGAGGGACCTGATTCTTCCACGGGTATGGCGAAATTGCACAGCACCGTGGCTCAGTTAGCTAATGAGTGGTAGCATCGAAGTTGCCGAGAAGCAGCGGCTATAACCCCAGCCAGTCTATAGTCTTTACAATTGTACAACACAACCCCTGTTTCCTCACAGCAGTCAGGCGGAAAGCAGAGCCAGCAGCGAGAAGCCTATTTATTTATCAATGTCTTTAACAACTCGCATTTTCCCGTGACATGAACTCGCGGAGCATAACCCGTCTCGTTTGTCAAAACGGGGTTTGCGTTTGATAATAGCAACTTATTCACTCTGTAATAGCGAGCACTCTGCTCATTGCTGCGCAGTTATTCGACGCGTCTTTTAgcgttctttttatttctttttgagCCATGACTTGCCGGGCCTGGGTCGGGGACTATGGGAATAGTGGCAAACTGAACAAAAACGTTTACATGTAGGGTTTTTAAGAGACATTCGTgatagaatattttattttgccgTCGTGAAACTCGCCTCACTCCGTATCGTAAACGTAACAATTATCGTTTGTACCGTTTTACATTAAGGTAGGTTTACCAAGTCATGCATAATTAATAACATTATTCCTCGTCGACATTTCAGCTTTTCGAGCGGACCGCTGCTGTTTTGCTGTAAAACGAGCTCGAACTCCAATGCACAGTCGGAACACATTTTGTGAAGAGTTGTCATCAAAGCAGTGTTTTTCTTtcgccttaaaaaaaaaaaaaaaatccctgctcTCCACAGTACAAAGGCGATGTGAGAAGAGTCCAGAGAGCTGTGATATTGAGCAACCTGTGTCGTGACACAACTACCCTGCCCTGGCTTCAGTATGAATGGGGATATGCCACATGTCCCCATCACCACTGTTGCAGGAATCGCCAGTCTCACAGACTGTAAGTCGGACaccacatcatcatcataatcattgTCATTGCCATTGTCCCACTATGAAGTGAAGTATTCAAGTGACTTATTCAAGACAAATTCATTCACAAATTCACTTATTCAAGACGAAATTGACATGTTAAATGCCTAGTCTGCCAGATTATTTCTCCGCAGTaaaatacagtattttattttacatttttcttgttAATTCTGATTCCCGACTCTAATCGTCTGTCTGCAGTGCTGAACCAGCTGCCTCTGCCCTCTCCACTCCCTGCTACTACTACAAAGAGCCTGTTGTACAATGGAAACATTGCTAAAGAAGTTAGCTGTCTGCTGGCCTGCAGGGACGAGACCCTTGTGGCCCAGTTGTCTCAGAGCCTTAATCAGGTCTCCACCGAACACATGTATGTATCTTATAAAACAAAGTCAGTGTGACTTTATTAATAGACTTGCTTGTCATTGTTTGCTTCATCACTGttcatgttcatattttaaacatacataacCTATGGTGATATTGAAGCACTACAGTTAATATGAGCCCTGTGCTGTACTGTATTTGGATTACATTTCCCTGCATCTGGATAGAATTCAAAACTTGTGCAGATGTTGGCCATTGTTTGACAATTTCTGCTCTAGTGTATAGTATCAAAAAATattgtgcattttgtcatttttccaaCAGAGAACTGAAAGACAACCTGGGGAGTGATGAGCTGGAGGGTGATGTGCCAGTCCTGCTGCAGATCGTTCTGTCCAGGAGCCCCAACATCTTCAGGGAAAAAAGCATGCCTATACATTATGGGACTCAGGATGGTAAGTGTACCTAGACAATGAACCACACTCTAATCATAATAATGAGGAAAAACTGGTTGTGTAAATGTGCACACCCATGAAATGATTCTTTGTTGAAGCATCTTTAAATTTAATTACTGAATTCCGTCTTCTTGGGTACAATAACCCAACTCTGATTACCCCCAAATAAAGTTCGGCTGTCCTAGTAGGATTTTACTCACATTGTTCACTGAGTGTCAAAGTGTCAAAGGGATCTGATTATTTAAAAGTATCAGGAGAAGGGTACCAAAAATCCATAATATTGATATACCATGGAACACAGTGAAGACCATCatcaaaaagtggagaaaacATGAGGCAATAGTGACGTTGCCAAGAACTGGATGTCTTTCCAATACTGATAAAAAGACAAGATGAAAACTAGTCAGGGAGGCTGCCAAGAAACCTACAGCgtcactgaaggagctgcaggatTTTATGACAAGTAATCTTTGTActgtgtagtagtgttgtagtcaaaCCGCTTAAACCGAGACCAATACATTGCTGAGACTGGAGGGTATCAAGACAAAGACACTGCCGAGACTTGAGGGTATCGAGACCAAGACAAACATGCACTAAAatgagaccaagaccaaaaccGAAAACAAACTAGGGCTAGACTCGAtatcacattactcagatcaactgtagagaaaaaaggCGTTGCTGTCAAGTGTCATTACTAGTTAAATGTAATTCATGTTATCTTTCTGGCTATATTGTCCATATTTCTCTCATGTAAAATCTCCTGGATTTGTCATAGTTAAGAGGCCTGATGGAAAGTAATATTGTCAACAATCCgctcctataaccattttatcaaaccttgtcaagggaaagagatgggatgtaccatAGTCTGATGACAAGAAACACAGAGCCCCATCATGATCATCAGGTGCCGCTCAGCCCACCTCGCCATCTCCGCGCTCTGCGGCAAGCAACCTCACTAATGAGCAACAGAAAACCATGCTTGAGAAAATATAATgatactgttctttttttctttaccgCATCGAGTCCACTATGTCCGAGACCAAATAGCATTGAGACCAAGACAGAGATGAGAgcgagaccacaaaaaaaatggtctTGAGAAGTAAAACACTACTGTGCAAAACTGAAGCCTTTTCTTACAAAGAATAACATCCATGTCTAAAgtgtttgaaaatgtgttatggTCTAATGGGACCAAAGTTGAACATTTTGGCCACAATTCCAAAAGTTATGTTTGGTGCTAAAACAACACTGTGAAAAGAGCACCATACCCACGCTgtgcatggtggtggcagtcTCCTTCTGTGTAGTTTTTCTTCAGCTGGAATCAGCTTCAGATTGTCCTTTAGTCAACGGAATTATGAACACTTTCAAGTACCAGTCACTTTTGGCTCAAAAGCTTCCGGCATCTGATAGGAATCTGAAGAAGGAGAGGAATCCAAAAGAATAAGATATTTGAAATAGTGAGCTGAAGAGGGATGTGCACAAGAGATGCCCTTGCAATCGGACATGTCAATATATGTAATTCTGATAATCTACTGCTAGATTGAATGcagtaattaaatcaaaatggTTCCTCAACAAAGTATGAGTTAATGGGTGTGCACCTTTATGCAATGTTGCACCTTTTTATTTAGTCAAATTTTTTACCTCATCAAAACCTggcattttaacaaaaaaaaagtttgcacttaaaaaaaatcctttgtaTATATTTGGACCTACTTTTCCTTTACGGCTATATTTGATTTACTTATTCACTATGTAATAACCTAATTATACAATGTACTGTTTACTTCTCCACAATAAGAATGCTTATATTTATTTTGGCAGGCACAAGGCAGCCTCTGACACCACAatacaaaattacacaaaatgcCATTCAAAACAGTCCAGCTCCAACAAACTACCATCCAGCTCCCATGTCCCAGAGCCCTACCAAGTAAGTGCCCAAAACACAAATCTATCTGAGTTTTTGCCTGTTTCTCTGTTGATGCCCTTATGTAGGTTAATTTTCCTCTTTCCTTGCTGTCTAGCCACTTCGTCTCACAGCAGACGGGCTCGGGTCCCAGATTCCAGCAGAATAGCCATGTGTCCAGCCCATACACTCCACAGAGCCCCACAGGATACATGCAATACCCGCACACTCCCAACTACAATCAACAACAGCAGATGCACCAAGGTGTGTTatcatctctcacacacacacacacacacatatatagacacacacacacacacacagtttttgtaAGACAGAATGATTATGATGGATGGGATTTATCTATACCATTAGCGGCAATACTGAAGGTTACACtccagtttaattttttttattttcaattactGCATGGAGAGGCAGCACATATAAGGTACCAAAGCAAAGTCTTATTGGCAGTCATTGTAGTTTTCCACTGGAGATTAATTTCTGGAAGTGAAACTTTCCAGAAATTCAGACCAAAGCAAAAGCTTTTGTGGTTTTGTAAGAGCTTTGAATTGTATGGTGTTTGAGAGAGGGTGGTTTTTGATGGAAGTATGGAAATGATATGCTCTAATCtcgtttttaaaatgaacaatctgatgtttaattaaatcataGTTGATTACAACAAACCATTGAGCCATTGGAGGGTGAGTGAGGTCATGTAAGTGTCGTTGTGAGCTAAAATGGGAGCCATGGTCTCTGGCTGTGTATTGATGTAAATTATTGTGTAGTAATATGAGCTGACTCTTCAAGTTTTTATTTGtccattatttaattattttaaaaatgtttcagtttcaacaacaatgaattattttattacactgtATCAAGTTACATTTGCTGACTTTTTCTATGGATAGTCCCGCTCATGGTTTTAGGATCCTGTTGAGATTTCATGGAGGCATCAGTTATAGAAATGTTGACTTGGCATTCTGGATTTTTGAACTTTTATTATATTagtatgagttttattattcatttccaaAATTAATAATCTGGTTTGTTTTATCTTACATTGTCTTGCAGTGTCTGTACTGAGCCCTACAATCCCAGGAGGTATGAGGAACATTCAGGAAAATCAGGTATTTCCACTCATGGTATTGAAAATCATGCTGTCATAAACTCTCTCTTAGGCCAAATGGaatacagcaaaaaataaaaatactgaaattaaaatgtaattaaagtatattttactGATCAGTTCACTCTTCTGTCCCCTGATACCAGGAGAGGGACCAGTCCATGAGAAATGCCTCACTTCCTCTGAACTCACCACAGTCTGTATGTGCTTCAGCTGACAGGGATGGACTTCCCAGAGGTATGGAAAGTACCAGTAATCATTTTATGGACATTTGTTGTTATTATAATCTAATCATATTAAAACCTTTTGAAAATGTGTATtgatatgataaaatattaagaatatcaatattatataatatgtgtAACATTTTATGCAATCTTGTTTGACATTGATATTTTGCTTTTCAAATTTCAGCTGCATCCCGGCCACCACTTATAATGCAGTCTCCGCCACCCTATCAGTCGCCTCGAGATGGACTGCCGGACCTCGTGTTGAACTCACCAGAGCAGAAGCAGAAGAGGATGAAGACGGCTGTGGGCGAGAAGGAGCAGCTGGATAAGGCTGCATTGTATGACTTTGGGAACTCAGAGGATGAGCTGGCCTACAGCAGCCGAGCGGGTACAGCACAGAGTCTTATGCCAGGGGAGCTTGTGCAGGAGAAAGGTATTTGTGTAGTTGTGGATACTTGAATTTTGAGCTAGTTTCCTGTAATATTAAAGTTGCTTTTCATATGTTTACTCAAAAGAGCAATTTTAAGATTTGCCCTGCTGGTGAATCAAATAGGGggctgtacatttttataagTATTGAATATGATATGAAGAGCTGAGGGCAGGCTCCACACTACATGTTTGGCAGTTCTATTATAAGATGCATGTACAATAGTAAAAATGTCTGCATACATGGCTTtgacacaacatttatttatatgatataAATACATACCTAATATTATTGAATACATCagtgaaataataaatgaattagcACTGTTGTTTATTTAAAGTACAATAGGTCAAATGatatattcatttgttttggtgTTGATTCATTTACCGTATTTGGGTAATGAAAATCTCCTTTTGTAGATAAACCTTTGAAGAAGCGGAAACCTGACTCGTACCCTCAGGAGCCTGGATCTGGGAGCACTGCCCCTAGTGGTGGGATGGGTGATCACACTGGTAATCAGATGGCCCCACAGGAAGCTAGCTCGGCAATGGACCAAACCACAGCCGGACCCTTACCTGGCCTAGAAGCCCAGAGATGGCACCCAGAGATCCAGCAAGCCCTTGAAGGAGTGGGGAAGGGGggcagcagagcagagcagaaggCCCAGATTCAGCAGCTGCCTGGGATTGCCAAGAATGCTTCTGAAATGTTGAGAGATGTGAAGGTGAAAGTACAGAGACTGGAGGAGACCCTGAAGAACAAGGAGAGGAAGGACCGTGTAGGACAGCTCAAGGACCTCAGCAGGACATCCAAACCTGTGGTGGTCCTGCAGAAGCTCTCCCGTGAAGAAGTGCAGAGGCTTATCAGGGAGAAGCATGGCAGCAGCTCCAAATCCCACAAACACAGACTGTACTCAGGGAGGTCTGTGAAAGGTAGGAAAACAGTTTAAAAAATGCGTACGGAAACATCTATTTTCATATATCGAACATTTCCACctgtattttgttttgttgattaaaggtcccctgaccaTGAAATTTCTtagtggtgcagaattacagccactttgatccagtcccacaatgagaattccccaggatgcgccaccattcaccaaccacaatatgtggaagacaggaagttgtgtctgcattttccagaaaaaatctaattaaaccACTGAGGCCcgcgtgactgaactaaaattttttatttgtgctaatttttacaaccaatcaccgagcaactgcaatgctctgcacattttcaagccaagacggtcggtggagatcctTCTTTCGGGGAGGGAtaggaaattctctggacggataaagcatgagaaatgggatgATGACATTCCAGATCCAAATGTCTTGAGttgcaaagcagaatggccaaaagTCGCTTTACACCTATTGTCATatttagccactgcaggaccatagacaggataggggaactcatattgatgttaaataatctctgtATTCTAGCTTTAACTGAACACTGGTTAACAGCTGGTGAGTTGTGCAGcagttaatgtaaatgtaattttcggGGAATTCCTCAGTGACCTGTCTGACATGGACATTAAGCGAAATGACACTTTTTCATACTCATCGCTTGTGGTTGCTGTGGACTGCTGCATTTAATGTTATGGATGAAACTCTTAAACATCCAGGTGGGATTGATGCATCTGTGCTGAAAGAGCTACCGCCCGAACTGCTGGCCGAGATGGAGTCCACCATGCCGCTCTGTGATAGGGTGAAGATTGGCAAGCGCAGGCGGAGCACAGCCAATGACCGGCCTAAGTATGCTGAGGTTAGCTCTGACGAGGACGGTGGAGGAGACAGAGAACGTGAGTAAACAAGCAGAACTCAGTTTTCTGTTCATGGGTTATGTCTAGTCCTAAACTAAAAGACTTTTAAATTGGAGAACTTCATTGAAGTTTTCTTTTGGTCCAGGACTAGGCTAAATCCACAAACAGGaaacccattttatttatttgtttgtttgtttaaattctCTAACA comes from Denticeps clupeoides chromosome 11, fDenClu1.1, whole genome shotgun sequence and encodes:
- the slc1a3a gene encoding solute carrier family 1 member 3a isoform X1; its protein translation is MTQSKGENPLPRNRLQQIRQGIQHRSVTARKKVENISKNDVKSFFRRNSFVILTIIAVVIGIILGFALRPYKMSYREVKYFSFPGELLMRMLQMLVLPLLVSSLITGMAALDSRASGKMGMRAVVYYMTTTIIAVFIGIVMVLIIHPGKGSKDEFSRSQKIEQVSPADAFLDLIRNMFPPNLVQACTQQFKTQYGKRVVHIKVTVNDTTLDLTNSSQEITREEVIPVLGTVNGINALGLVVFSMCFGLIIGNMKEQGQPLRDFFDCLNEAIMRLVAVIMWYAPLGILFLIAGKIVEMDDITQMGGQLGMYTITVIIGLLIHAILVLPMLYFIVTRKNPFVFIAGLLQALVTALGTSSSSATLPITFKCLEENNNIDKRVTRFVLPVGATINMDGTALYEALAAIFIAQVNNMDLNFGQILTISITATAASIGAAGIPQAGLVTMVIVLTSVGLPTDDITLIIAVDWFLDRLRTTTNVLGDSIGAGIVEYLSRHELKLKDEEMGNSVVEEKEMNKPYQLISQECENEKTPDSETKM